The window TTTAATGAAAAAGAAACAATTAAGTCCAAAGCAGGCATTGATAGCCCAAATGATAGAAATGTATGATATCAAAGATGCCAAAGATATCCACGAAGCCTTAAAAGATTTGCTGGGCGGTACAATTCAGTCCATGCTTGAATCTGAAATGGATGAGCATCTTGGATATTCTTCATATGAACGAAGTGACAATGAAAATAGCAGAAATGGAAAGAAAA of the Sebaldella sp. S0638 genome contains:
- a CDS encoding transposase, whose protein sequence is MKKKQLSPKQALIAQMIEMYDIKDAKDIHEALKDLLGGTIQSMLESEMDEHLGYSSYERSDNENSRNGKKTKKLRSHSGEFEIEVPQDRDSSFEPVLVPKRTKDISEIENKIIRMYARGMTTRQISEQIQ